Genomic segment of Sodaliphilus pleomorphus:
TGGATGGCATGCTTGAGCTTGAAATCGTAGTCATGCTCATCGGTCTGAGGGCCGAACCTGATTTCCTTCACAACCACTTTGGTCGACTTAGCCTTTTGCTCCTTGAGCCGCTTGCGCTGCTGGTACTGGAACTTCTGGTAGTCCATGATGCGGCACACGGGCGGCGTGGCCTGCGGAGCAATCTCGATGAGGTCGAGTTCCTGCTCGTTGGCTATGCGCTGAGCTTTGGCTATGGGATAAATGCCTTCTTCCACGTTGTCGCCCACCAGGCGCACCTCACGGGCGCGTATCTGCTCGTTGATTGCGTGGCTGTCTTTATCCTTTTTCATGTTGCGGCCGCGGTTCATTCCACGACGGCCCAGTGGGCCAGGCCCACCACCTGCGGGCTTACGGGGCCCGCTCCAAAATGGTTTTTTCTCCATCAAGTAATTTTAAAAGTTAATATAATGTGAGGTTTTACAGAGGCCTAAGTCTCTGTAAAACCACGCGGTTGCAGGTGTCAGAACTTGGTCTGCTCTTCAACCAGGGCATTAATCTTGGCTGCAAAGGTAGCAATTTTTTCGGTACCTTGCACACTTTGGCCATCTTTTTCACCCTGTTTGCGCACCGAAACTTCGCCAGCATTGGCCTCTTTCTCGCCCACGACGAGCATGTAGGGTATGCGCTTCATCTCGTTGTCGCGCACCTTGCGGCCAATTTTCTCGTTGCGGTCGTCGACGATGGTGCGTATGCCCTTCTCGTTGAGCTCGCGAGCCACTTGCTGTGCATAGTCGTTGTACTTCTCGCTGATGGGCAGCACCACAGCCTGGTCGGGAGCCAGCCACAGGGGCAGGTGTCCGGCGGTGTGCTCCAGCAGCACGGCCACAAAGCGCTCGAGCGAGCCAAACGGTGCACGGTGTATCATCACAGGCTGATGCTTCTTGTTGTCGGCACCCACATACTCGAGGCCGAAGCGCTCGGGCAGGTTGTAGTCGACCTGTATTGTGCCCAGTTGCCAGCGGCGGCCTATAGCATCCTTGACCATGAAGTCGAGCTTGGGCCCATAGAATGCAGCCTCGCCGGTCACCTGCTTGGCATGCAGGCCTTTCTCCTCGCAAGCCTCGATGATGGCGCGCTCGGCTTTGTCCCACACCTCGTCGGTGCCCACATAGTGGTCTTTGTTGTTGGGGTCGCGCAGCGAGATTTGAGCTTCATACTCGAAGCCGAATATCGAGAATACGTGGGTAATGATGTCCATCACGTTGAGGAACTCCTGCTTGAGCTGATCGGGGGTGCAGAAAAGATGGGCGTCGTCTTGTGTGAAACTGCGCACTCGCGTGAGTCCGTGCAGCTCGCCACTCTGCTCATAGCGGCACACCGTGCCAAACTCGGCATAGCGCAGCGGCAGGTCCTTGTAGCTGTGGGGCGACACGCGGTATATCTCGCAGTGGTGCGGGCAGTTCATGGGCTTGAGGAAGTACTCCTCGCCCTCTTCGGGGGTGTGAATGGGCTGGAACGAGTCCTTGCCATACTTGGCATAGTGGCCCGAGGTCACATAGAGGCTCTTGTTGCCAATGGGCGGGGTGATGACCTGGAGGTAGCCGTAGCGGCTCTGGATGCGGGTGAGCATCTCCTGCAGGCGGTTGCGCACTGCCGTGCCCTTGGGCAGCCACAGCGGCAGGCCCGGGCCCACGTTGGCCGAGAAGGCAAAGAGCTCCATCTCCTTGCCCAGCTTGCGGTGATCGCGCTTCTTGGCCTCCTCAAGCATGTGCAGGTAGTCGTCTAGCATCTTTTTCTTGGGGAAGGTGATGGCATACACGCGCGTGAGTTGCTGGCGCTTCTCGTCGCCACGCCAGTAGGCACCAGCAAGCGAGAGCACCTTGATAGCCTTGATGGGCTCGGTCGATGGAATGTGAGGCCCCTTGCACAAGTCGGTGAAGTTGCCCTGGGTGTATGTGGTGATGTGGCCGTCTTGCAGCTCACTTATCAATTCGCACTTGAGCGTCTGTCCCTTGTCGCCGAAGAACTTGAGGGCGTCGGCCTTGCTGATGTCGTGACGCACCACTTGCTCCTTCTTGGCCACAAGCTCGTGCATCTTTTTCTCAATCTTGGGAAAATCGGCGCTGGTCACCTGGTTGTCGCCAAAGTCGATGTCGTAGTAGAACCCGTTCTCGATAGCGGGGCCTATACCAAACTGGATACCAGGATAGAGTTCTTGAAGAGCTTCGGCCAGCAAGTGAGCCGATGTGTGCCAGAAGGCGTGCTTGCCTTCCTCGTCGTCCCACTTGAAGAGCTTGATCTCGCCATCGCTACAAATGGGGCGAGAGATGTCCCACTCCTCGTCGTTGAATGTTGCAGCCAGCACTTGGCGTGCAAAACCTTCACTGATGCTTTTTGCAATATCGAGGGGTGTAACGCCGCTCTCAAATTGCTTAACACTTCCGTCAGGAAATTTAATGTTTATCATATACCTTAATTAAATTACTCGTGCCCTACAACGGCACTGTTACACATATTGTAGTTGCGGTGCCCTACAATGGCACCCGTCACTATCTCGTCGCTAACAAGGTGCAAAGTTACTGCAAGTTGTGAGCAATACAAAAAAATTTATGTGTTTTTGCAATCAAAAAAAAGACCCATCCGCAGTCACTGCGGATGAGCCTGTAAACAAATAAAGTAAAACTACTCTTTTTTCAACTAAAACAAATTATTGAATTTCATTAAGGACAAAATGTATACTTTCCTCGCACATTCTATTTCATAATCTTCTTCACCTTGGTCACCGAGCCATCGCTGTAGGTAGTGATCACAACGTTAACGCCCGAGAAGGGGACATCGCTGTGCATGCCCAGGGCGTTGACATAGGTCACTCGCTGCACCTTGCGGGCGCTGCTCACGCCGTCGATTCCCGTCACGACCTGGTTGTCGAATTTCACCTCGAGCGATGCCTGGTCGGCCAGGTAGTGGTGAACGTCGGCAGCTGCGCGCTTGCGTCCGTTGAGCGTGGTGCCATCGGGATAGCGCAGGTAGGCACGCACATAGTAGGTGGTGCTGAGCTCCTGGTTGACGGCGCCAAAGTAGTCGTTGACAAAGATCGAGCTACCGGCCCACTTGGGTTCCTGGCCCTTGAGGGTGTTGAAGTTGAAGCTCACGATCTCGCCGCTGTCGTCGAAGTCAATTTCCAAGGGCTTGGCCACCTGGTCGAGCCGCCACTTGTACTCGTCTTTCACTTCCATGGCCACGCC
This window contains:
- the infC gene encoding translation initiation factor IF-3; protein product: MKKDKDSHAINEQIRAREVRLVGDNVEEGIYPIAKAQRIANEQELDLIEIAPQATPPVCRIMDYQKFQYQQRKRLKEQKAKSTKVVVKEIRFGPQTDEHDYDFKLKHAIQFLKEGCKVKSYVFFKGRSILFKEQGEVLLLRFANDLEDYGKLEQMPVLEGKRMTIMLSPKKPKEAPKKSKPAPDDKKAEAKKPEE
- the thrS gene encoding threonine--tRNA ligase; the protein is MINIKFPDGSVKQFESGVTPLDIAKSISEGFARQVLAATFNDEEWDISRPICSDGEIKLFKWDDEEGKHAFWHTSAHLLAEALQELYPGIQFGIGPAIENGFYYDIDFGDNQVTSADFPKIEKKMHELVAKKEQVVRHDISKADALKFFGDKGQTLKCELISELQDGHITTYTQGNFTDLCKGPHIPSTEPIKAIKVLSLAGAYWRGDEKRQQLTRVYAITFPKKKMLDDYLHMLEEAKKRDHRKLGKEMELFAFSANVGPGLPLWLPKGTAVRNRLQEMLTRIQSRYGYLQVITPPIGNKSLYVTSGHYAKYGKDSFQPIHTPEEGEEYFLKPMNCPHHCEIYRVSPHSYKDLPLRYAEFGTVCRYEQSGELHGLTRVRSFTQDDAHLFCTPDQLKQEFLNVMDIITHVFSIFGFEYEAQISLRDPNNKDHYVGTDEVWDKAERAIIEACEEKGLHAKQVTGEAAFYGPKLDFMVKDAIGRRWQLGTIQVDYNLPERFGLEYVGADNKKHQPVMIHRAPFGSLERFVAVLLEHTAGHLPLWLAPDQAVVLPISEKYNDYAQQVARELNEKGIRTIVDDRNEKIGRKVRDNEMKRIPYMLVVGEKEANAGEVSVRKQGEKDGQSVQGTEKIATFAAKINALVEEQTKF